In Portunus trituberculatus isolate SZX2019 chromosome 44, ASM1759143v1, whole genome shotgun sequence, a single window of DNA contains:
- the LOC123518961 gene encoding uncharacterized protein LOC123518961 isoform X1 yields MIQMWQRSTAVLLVMAAMAGGGSAVHDRSGLGAVLQGPGNKWQGIRQVASVDSSIPSLADRPWAIVLRRVADPHSTQQKLLKHSNIVRDVKILIDLCKEEGVFSMFHDCSYFYYCFENVASCGLKFQQVLGMCDEGYYFNNSMKDCVPEPCDPQVQNDPIYGPPAPVHHDAILPPAPATHQIPPTWLKEEPEWYSKQPAVFKTAPSWYYIPPHWYNSPPTPHHTVTHKAQASQVDQVIKRHE; encoded by the exons ATGATACAG ATGTGGCAAAGGTCTACGGcagtgttgttggtgatggcaGCGATGGCAGGCGGTGGATCAGCGGTTCATGACAGGAGCGGGTTGGGCGCGGTGCTCCAAGGACCGGGAAACAAGTGGCAAGGCATCAGGCAGGTGGCCAGCGTGGACTCCAGCATTCCTAGTCTTGCTGATCGTCCATGGGCCATTG TTCTTCGTAGAGTTGCTGATCCGCATTCCACTCAACAGAAGCTTCTGAAGCACTCTAACATTGTGAGGGATGTAAAGATCTTGATTGACTTAtgcaaggaggaaggagtatTTTCAATGTTCCATGACTGTAGCTATTTCTACTA CTGTTTTGAAAATGTGGCAAGTTGCGGGTTGAAGTTTCAGCAGGTTCTTGGAATGTGTGACGAAGGCTACTATTTTAACAATAGCATGAAAGACTGTGTTCCTGAACCTTGTGACCCTCAGGTACAGAATGACCCCATTTATGGTCCTCCTGCCCCAGTACACCATGATGCCATTCTGCCCCCGGCACCAGCTACCCACCAG ATTCCTCCTACTTGGCTGAAAGAGGAGCCTGAGTGGTACAGCAAGCAGCCAGCCGTGTTCAAGACTGCCCCGTCTTGGTACTACATCCCGCCTCACTGGTACAACTCCCCACCCACACCTCATCATACTGTCACCCACAAAGCCCAAGCATCACAGGTGGATCAGGTTATTAAGAGGCATGaatag
- the LOC123518961 gene encoding uncharacterized protein LOC123518961 isoform X2, which translates to MWQRSTAVLLVMAAMAGGGSAVHDRSGLGAVLQGPGNKWQGIRQVASVDSSIPSLADRPWAIVLRRVADPHSTQQKLLKHSNIVRDVKILIDLCKEEGVFSMFHDCSYFYYCFENVASCGLKFQQVLGMCDEGYYFNNSMKDCVPEPCDPQVQNDPIYGPPAPVHHDAILPPAPATHQIPPTWLKEEPEWYSKQPAVFKTAPSWYYIPPHWYNSPPTPHHTVTHKAQASQVDQVIKRHE; encoded by the exons ATGTGGCAAAGGTCTACGGcagtgttgttggtgatggcaGCGATGGCAGGCGGTGGATCAGCGGTTCATGACAGGAGCGGGTTGGGCGCGGTGCTCCAAGGACCGGGAAACAAGTGGCAAGGCATCAGGCAGGTGGCCAGCGTGGACTCCAGCATTCCTAGTCTTGCTGATCGTCCATGGGCCATTG TTCTTCGTAGAGTTGCTGATCCGCATTCCACTCAACAGAAGCTTCTGAAGCACTCTAACATTGTGAGGGATGTAAAGATCTTGATTGACTTAtgcaaggaggaaggagtatTTTCAATGTTCCATGACTGTAGCTATTTCTACTA CTGTTTTGAAAATGTGGCAAGTTGCGGGTTGAAGTTTCAGCAGGTTCTTGGAATGTGTGACGAAGGCTACTATTTTAACAATAGCATGAAAGACTGTGTTCCTGAACCTTGTGACCCTCAGGTACAGAATGACCCCATTTATGGTCCTCCTGCCCCAGTACACCATGATGCCATTCTGCCCCCGGCACCAGCTACCCACCAG ATTCCTCCTACTTGGCTGAAAGAGGAGCCTGAGTGGTACAGCAAGCAGCCAGCCGTGTTCAAGACTGCCCCGTCTTGGTACTACATCCCGCCTCACTGGTACAACTCCCCACCCACACCTCATCATACTGTCACCCACAAAGCCCAAGCATCACAGGTGGATCAGGTTATTAAGAGGCATGaatag